Genomic DNA from Prunus persica cultivar Lovell chromosome G1, Prunus_persica_NCBIv2, whole genome shotgun sequence:
GGTGTGTAAGTGTGTGTTCTTCCTGTTATTCACACTAAACCCATTTTTCTGGAAGGCCATAACGGTATAAATTAGGTCAAAATGCTTCTGTAGAGGACTTTTCTGTATGTATGGAATTTTGATCTTTGTGGAAATATGAATGGTATGTTAGAAAGTGAATTCATATAGACTGCATAGTTGGAATTTTGAGTTCTTAGGTTTATTTTTGTGCAAAGTCTTCTGTTAGAAGATTCATTAAAGAgccatttctttcctttttaagTCTCTCTTCTATCACTTGAAAGGCTAAAGTACTTGCAAGGGCATGAATTCTTGCAGGAATTATAGCTCATGAGAGcaatactttttttatttatttatataaatctaTTTAAAGGATGAGACATAGAAGGATCTTTGAAAATTATGGTTTGGAATGGATATTTTGCAGACCAAAGTTTGAGAGGTCTGTCATTGGGAATGCATAATTGTATCCAAAAGCTTCCCGTGATGAACTTTAGGCCAAACTCATAAAGAGAGAACATTTAAATTCGTAAAGAAGGGGTAGTGTTCAAGCTATTTCCCAAGTTATTATTTCAAATCTTTGCCCTTCCAAGTTTTAAAGGTTTAAATTGTTTGTTAGGGTTTCTCAATTTGGGTGTTTGATTTACGAATTTtaattcttctctctttctaagTTTGAAAACTACCTTCATTATCTGGTTGGAGTGTTGATGTAACCAGAACCAGATTTTAAATTCAGTTGGGATTGTTGGGAGATAAGAATGGGAGATTTTTTTTGGCTGGCTCTTTGTCAGTTgggatttgtttttcttttcttttcttaatgcTTCATAATTCCTGTTTTGCTTTAGCAAAGTGTTCAGCTCGCATGAATTTGATCTTTCGGTTAATAGAGCATAGAAATTAGCTTACGGCACCATATGAAAAtgggtttaattttctttaggtTTACAGTGAAGAAGTCGATCGTTTAAAAGGGTTTTTCTTCAAGAACAAACATATAGTGTAAtttaagataaacaaaaagaaactaaacTATTTTTATATCACCAAAAATTTCAGTGTCTCTGATACCAAATCAGACCAAAGTGAGTCAAATTAAAGTTAGTAACCAACTGAACTTACTACAAGTGAAATGTGTCTGAACAATGAGTTGAGGCAAACATCAGAGGAGCCACAATAAGTTATTAATTGTTcttcaaaacaagaaaacaaactaaagaaattaaacacaTAATTTCAAAAGTTCAGAGTGAATTGTGTCCtgtctgctttttttttttttttataaactcCACAATCAGTTTTGCCCTTGCATGGCCCTCTGAAATTTGGAACTGTTCAGTTAAACCCATATGTGCCATAAGAAGCCAGACATGGGTGAGTAGCTCTCCTCCTCGCCTGAGCTGCTGAGCCTGACCACTCCATCGACATTGATTGGCGGCATAAGGGAGCATCTCCACCCACACATGACTTACAAACTGCCACTTTCTCCCTCTATTTGACTCCAGGGACTGCAAGGCTTTAGCAAGCCTGCATGCATCAAATAGAACTGACTTGCTTCTATCTCCTTTCACTTTAGATGGAAGGATGTCTGTGCACACATCCAGTAGCTTTGTGCATGCTTTCCTTTCAcccaatttcattattttcttttccttgaaAAATCCTTCAGCCTCAGCACATGTGTCTCTAAACCTTATCTGTCCAATCCCATTCAGTCGCATGAAGGGGCACATGACTAATAGTTCGATAACAGCTTACtgttttcacaattttcactAGGAACCGAGTTCGAGTTTCGATTCACATCAGAATAATAACATAGATCAGTTTGTGCATttggtatttgtttttgtgtgataTTTTTCTGTTAGGGCGTGTCAAATGGTAAAGCTGTTGATTTGTtggaatttagggtttatgatttgttgattaaattttgtgatggacctcttttcctctttctgtTGGTGCatttgtcttaattaaatttgtttctttaaaaaaaaaaatggtgtgTTGATTAATTGATATGACAGTTTGGTTTGATTAATTCATGTGTATGACAGCAAAGGTTGGGAGCTGCTTTTGGAGCCTCATTTATTTGGCCTGCAAGCTTGATTTACTTCTCCAGGTTTTCATTCTCTTCCATCTCCATCTCCGATTTTAATCTACTGGTTTGGAAAAGCTCatattcaagtgatttttaaactctaaatccctaattgatgataatgcctaatatttttagttagttgaaatttttataatgaGTTATTAGATGAATATTGATGATTTTCTTTGTGGATAATGATTTATTAGATTGAATGaatattgatgattttgtgTGTGGATAATGATTTGTTGGATTATAGATGACTATATAtgattatttgatttgttggaatttagggtttatgatttgttgattaaattttgtgatagacttttttttataacttaaTAATCTATTTATCGATGATGTGTAAATAACATAGTagcatatttaaattttttaacagGTGTTTTGAATCAAGTGCTTCCTTCTATTCTTCAAAAAGACATATATTCTGGTAAACTTAATTGAGTTTGAGCTTATGGGGTTAAACTTTTTgccatatttttattgcactgtttcttttcttattcttatatgCAGGGatgatttgtttctttttttccttcttctcaaTTTCAAACAGATTTACAGTACTTTCTCTTGCTGAAATTTTgtgaaatatatgtatatagggGAGCTCAAATTAAGAAATAGTGGTTACGCATTATTCctttttcataaaattcaatttttcttcaatacaTCAAACTATGATTCTTTTACCTCTCTTCAACTTTTCCTTTAGATAAACacagaatttaaaatatgtttactTTGTGTTACATCAATTGGAAAGCCATCTAGAACTTGCTCATTAGTTCTCTTAATTTCGTTACTTTGTGTTTCCTCGATTGGAAAACCATTTATAACTTTcttattaaattgttaaattatattattcatgtttatacataattagatGTTTATGATTATTGTCCTAACTCAATTTTCCCCATTCATCAACACTAACACTTACTATTTTCCCACTTTTTTATAACAGGTCAAGATCTCcatcaaagagaagaaaagtcatgaagaaattgcaaaacaaaaactgccCAATTAAACAGCATGCTACTCAAAACTATCTaaattttgctattttgaTAACTGCTTCGCACTATTAATATCTCAATGTATATACAAACATGCCTACTATTTTAACATAACAAGCAGCCTGTAAAATATGgtattactttcttttttagcAACTTATACTTCCTTAGTTAAGCATAATGCTACAAATTAAATCTCATTGTATATAAACAATCTTATTTTGTCTACGTAATTTCAAAACCCGCAGCATCGTGCGGGCTTTTTTTCTAGTGTAAACTAAATATCAAGATATTTCCTAAGATGCACTTCTCTTATGAACAATCAGTTTCATACCCCAAGAGCTGTTCTCCCACTTCTTCTTCACATCGCAGCCTTCATTGCAGCAAGCAATTCCTTTTTCGTGGGGACCATTTTTATGTCAATTTTGATGTAAGATACGGAAAGTCTCTCAAAATTCATTTGGCATAGCAAGGTGCTTGGTGGATGACTGCATGTCTATTTTGGCTCAATTTGCTCGAGCCTTTATTTTACATGTTTTTGGGGAAGCAAATACAGTAGCACATCATTTAGCACATGACTTATTGgtaacaaattttatttttgtccacccTATGGTAGGGGTATATTACATACTCTTATAGATATATTATCATTCTCTTGCCTATTGcataggtatatatatgtatttttcatattttcgataacatataataatattttatgtaccatttttttaataggtagcatacaatttttatttgtctatttttgtatCTAAATTATACGTGATCTTCTTATTTATGTTCCTAACTTATAAGtaatcttttaatttatgttcctGACTTATACGTAACACGATTTATCACTAAGTTTTTTCCATTGCTAATAATAACACTCTTTACCTTTATGTTAGGTACATAATTTCATGTCGCCTAAGTAATTGGTATAATATGTGGATTTTCACTGTcatgaattaaattaaattttatccATATATGAGGTAAATATTACCAaggaaagaattgaaaatttaatttatgaaattcaattatgatattaaatttagattttcaatgtgttttctttatttaccCTAATGGGTAAATTGACACAAGAAAAAGGTAATAAAAGTCAAAGGACTTacatctaaaaccaaaaacgCGTGGACTAAATTCAATGACAGCTAATCATTTTGGATCTAAGAACCCCTTATATTTTCCACTCAAAGGTTCTTAAAGGGAGCTTCAAGCATTGATCAACACTTCTACTCAACaccatttaagaaaaatatgctTGTAAGTGTCCAAAGTTGTTATTGTCATAATTATTGCTAGAGTGATTGTCTTGCATTTCCTATTAGAGgcatagccgtgcggctatactttttaaatatatttgaatattttaaaggtatagctggtcggctatactctttcaTGTATCCAGGGTTTAGCGCTCCTTTTCCATGTAGACAAACAAAGAATTGCAAAATCAGAAACGTACGTAAATTGGACGCCATGGTAGCCACGGATAGGGGACTCGAACTCGTCACTACGAACGTCTAGGGCACAGAGCAAGCCCGTGCCAGGTTTCGATCAGTgttcgaaaaatcggcctaggcACTAGCCGGGAGGACACCGACGCCAGGGAGTTAGGCGGCCtggaaggatctaggtggcaCCTTGGCGGCCTGGAAGGATCTAGGCGGCTCCTAGGCGGCCTGGAAGGATCTAGGAGGCCTGGACTGATCTAGGCTGCGCCTAGGCGGCCTGGGAGGATCTAGGTGGCCTGGGCGGGTCGTGTCCATAGTTATAATCAACTTAGGCATGCATAGTTTTCCAAAAATTTACAAAcagcaaaacagagaaaagacGCGAATCATGGAGTTACCAATCCTTCGATCTGAACAACTCTGAGGGAGGAAGCAACCTCTTCTGTCGCTGCCACCTGAAGAAAGGATCTTGCCACCGCCGTacaatcaacaaaacaaaaccaaattttcacaaagaagaaaaacaaacgcATTCAAATTTACAGATAGAGAATTGTACGAACGGGTTGCCATGTTGTAATTTCACGGAGAGagcaaaagaagagaagagagacagAGCAATAGTATAAGATGGGAAGCTTTGTCTCTCACGGGTGCGGAGGAACCTCTGTGTATGGTGAATGTGAAGATGATTGCTTAACCCTAGTTGTCGAAGGACTGGAAAATTGGGCCTTGCTCACCCATGCCTTTCTGCTTTATTGATTTCTTTCTAGTATTAGAAGCCTAATGTTACTGTCTAATAAAGTCACTTAGAAAATCCTTGCATCTTCTGCTCTGCAACTACATgcctataaaaaaatttatttatttaaatattttgactGTACAAGTGGAATAGCACTGTAGGGGTGGACGCTACTTTAGACGGGCCAATGAAATCTTTCAACAGattcaaagaaaattttggttgaaattttgtaCACCTTATTTTGGAGGCTTGTAGTGTAGATATGCATAATCCTTATGGCTTTGGTGATGTCAAAAAAAGCATACATAATTGTTTATTCCAATTCTGGAATGAAATGGAAGACACCTTCAACTAGTTTTAgccttttaattaattagttactGGCAAAAGAGAGATAAAACAATAATTCTGAGCTGGCAAAAACAGTACTTAATTAGTTACTGGGCAAAATCTTATCTGTGTTTGAGTAGGTTTGCCTaagttcttgtttttgtttatgaattTCATAGCAAGTGTTACTGGTATGGTGTTTGGTTGGTGGGAAAACCTAGCAagtgttaatatttctttatttctaaaaaaattactaattCTTTACTTGCTTagttgctttgtttttaaattagtTACACCTAGTATGATAAGATAAtgccttctttttgtttttttactgTATAGACGTCTGCCAAGTGAGATGGTTGGGCATCTAAATTCATTTTGAGATTTGGATGAGTTGAGGGGAGATCCAATCCTCGTCACCAACTGCTTCGCCTGTTACGGGTGCCCTCTGGTTTTGAGGTTGGTGTCTAGGGCAGGCAGAAACATAGATTGTGTGATGATTGTCACCTGGATAATGGCTGTGGattatttttctatatttataaATGGCTTTTCAGTTGGGTTGTGTGGTCAGGGCACACTAGGAACTTATTATTCCCCCAGAACATGAGCAGTTGGCTCAGCTTAACTTCCACTTTTtaacttgaaaagaaaaataaggaaaagattgagagagagagagagagagagagtttaacttgaaaagaaaaataaggaaaagattgagagagggagagagagagagagagagagagagagagagagagagagagattgtttACAAATTATGTCCATTCATGACATCTTAAGGCAATAAATAACCCATTCGTCATTCCAGAAGCCAGTCTATGCATCTACCATGCCTAAATGCAAGCCAGAGGGGTCAAAAGGAAAACGCTGCTTCCATCATTTTGGAAGTACAATGGCCACTTCagaaattgagaaattatTGGCTCGTTCTCCGACAGCTTCGTAAAAACTCAAATCGGGTAAAGCAAAACGAAGAGGCTCCTAACCTCATCTAAAAAGTGTATCCTAAACAATATAATGGCATAAGAGAgcattttttatttccaaATACACAAGATTCAGCTCCAGTTGAGTAAAATATGATAGCGGCCTCATGCAAAATTAGAGAATCTTGGTCACAAAGGAactatatattaataatatacAAATTAGTACAGCCATGGAAGAACATATTTGCTCATGGTAGCAAGATATTTACAAATCTTGAGAAAATGGCTTGGACCCCAGTGAAACTGTAGGATGTCTACAAAGTAGTATCTATATTTACTCATTACACTTGATGTTTAACCAGAAAGGATGCAGATCTTCCTCCTGAAAATGCTTGAAGGCCAAAAGAATTTTTAAACTTAATGGAAGAAATAATCTTTCATCTATCCAAATGGGTTTCCTCTCTTTGAAGAAAAAGTTTCTGAGTTGCTGGGTGCTGGGTATCTGATACTTGGTTGCTGAAATGGTTGCTGAGTTGTGCTTAAGGCGCCAAACACAGCTTCGCCCCTGCCAAAGCCACCGACTCCTTGTGGTCTGCAATGAGGATAGTGGCcgaaaaattaagaaattataTTCATTGTCAGCTGAAATGGCTCGTAGCATGCAATGCGATACAAAAAACGATAACCAAGAACAAATCATTTACCTCACGTAATTATTTTGCAATTGCTGCCCCATGTAGGCACCTGAGATGATTATATTATTAgacataaacaaaacaagaagccAAGACAAGTTGACAAGAAACAGAAGATAACGAAATGAATTTACTAGGAGAGAATGCAGTTGCAAAGGAAGGCGAATGTGATGGCATCATGGATTCATTAGTTGGAGATTGAGGTGTCTTCAACTGCGAAAAATGAGTAGGAAGGCTGGAAGCATGCATCAAGCCTGGAGGTGCTGACACATGATGCAGAGCTCCTTGCAATGGTGCCATGGAAGGAAactacaacaaaaataatacttggaaGGTTCAAAATAACTATGatttgaacttttatttattgagaagaaaaagaatgctcttaaacataaaaataaaaataaaaaaagtcaaCTAAGAGTACGAATTTTAAAAACTTCACAAAATTGAGAAAGAATAAGATGTCAGTTTGAATGTTGTGCATACATGTGTGGAATGTACTAcacttttttcttcattaagATCAAACGGGTTTGTTGGTTTTGCTGGAGCAGGAAATGCAGGAGCAGGCtgtaaatgaaaataacatatcaataATCTGCGTACAGTAAGAAATCTTAACACAGAACATATTCAGCTTGATTCATTTTTATACATTATATACCGTTGTGTTAGGGTAATACTGCATGCTGTACCCCATTCCAGGAGCTGGAGCAGTATGCCAACCTGAAGCTTGTGCAGGGACTGATGAATACCTTGCAGAGAAAAGGTCCTGTAGAGAATTCAATATAAGATAATGActaagaaattttttacagaaaaaagaaatatgaaacAACATAAGACAATTTGATACCACTGGAAGTTCCTTTCTCATACTAGCTCTTGTTTCCGCTGGAAAATATTCGGATCCAGCTCTACTGCCGGTATCTTCAGCTGGCTTTAAAGAAGATTGAGTTGATTTTTCAACAGGAATACTGAGAGATCTTTGTATGTTTGGTGCCAGTGCTAAAGTCCTTGACTGCAAATGTGTATATTAAGCAACAAAGTAAGAAAAAACCATAAACTACATAAGACATAAGAGAAAGCAGTATATTTACATTGAAGAATTTTCAGAATAATTCATAATCAGTGATTGCTAAACtgaattttcaatatttaataAGGAGGAAACGATATTTATCTTACCTCACCATTTGAAGCTCGAACCGGAGTATTTATATGTTGTGAACCGCTATCTGCAGTGAAGGATAGCTGCATACTTGGTGGCTGTTGCCCATTATTAACTTTTAGAGTGGTATCACCCCCACTAGGAGGAGGTAGAGCTAGCAAAGTACCTACATTAGCAGGTTGTTCTGGTACAGCGGTACTAGTTGATGTAGATGTAGAAGCAGTTAGAGCATCAAGTAATGTTGGCATCTGCTCTACAGGTGCAGCTGGGGCAGCACCACCTGCAGGCATGTTGCTTATACACAAAGTTGAGGGTGCAACGTCATTGCGTGGTGTCTCAGATGCATTAGTCGCAGGTACAGATGAGGGAGCTGACAATTCAAGTAGCAAAGACTCCAAAGGGTCTGGGTTTGGAACCTGAGATGCCTTCTCCTTTGAAGATGAATCAAATGAGGCCCAGTTGTTATCATTATTAGGTGGAGGTGTTTGctgtgattgtgaatttgctGCGGCATGTGGGGGGTCGGAATCAGTATTGAAATCAATCAAGCTTACTATTTTGTTTTCCGTCTCATTCCCATCCTGGCCATTGgcagatttgattttctacAGAGGAAACCACAAACTATAAGTGCATATCTTTCTTGAAAACTGTCTACAGAGCCTATGAACCTACATAAAGAAAAACACCTATGCTCCAATCAAATATCCATCATAATGTAGCAGCAACTGACCTGATTAGGAGCAGAACCATCAGCATTCTTCTGATTTTCTGTAGAAATTTCACCAATCTGTAGAGGAGGCACATTCTGCGCTAGTTTCTCTTCAGTGGTGCGTGCAACAAGGGAACGAGACCTCTCCATGTTCTTCTTATTTTCAGTTGCCCTGCTTTGGACCTTGAATTCTCCACTTGAGGATCCATTGCGTCTGGTTTTTTCCTCCCGAATCCTGTTATCAACAATCTCAAAACGCAGAGGATTTCTCTTGACACCACCACTCCTTACATTTTCTTGAGAATATCGAGGACTTCTTCTTTCATCATAGTAATATCTTAAACTTCTGTCGGTACCTCTTTCACCTGGACTCATTCCTTGACTATAACTCCGTTCATGCATGTCGTCATCATGGAAGCTCCTAGATCCACCATGATATGAACCTACCTTCCTGCCTTCATCAGACTCCTCATTACTCTGTATAAAATGAACAAGAATCTTTAACTGGGGGCAATCAACAGAACTTACAAACAATCCATCAtcacaaaaccaaaatgaGGTCTATGTTTGTAGTGCTTGCTGCTGCTGATATAGCGTGCAGATCAGGAATGGCCAAGCTCTCCGCAGACGAAAGTagtaaaatatgaaataaaatattgtatgTGCAACCATTAATAAATGTGTAGCTCACCAATCGCAGCCTTGAGAGCTTGTTCATACTTCTCTCACCAGTGTAAACACTCCTCTCACCAGTGTATTTTCTATTCACGTAGACATGCTTGATAAAATCCCTGAGTCTATGAAGATTACTGGAGGAAAGTATGTGAATTAGAAAACATCTGGTATGAATTCATTAACCCATTAATAGAAGATAAATACGCTTAATCACCTGCCATCAGGGTAAGCATGGTACTGAGGATCCcattctttaaaataaatttgtcttGCTCGCtgtaaatgaaaattttagtaagAACCTGAACAGAACATATACATACAGAAAGACCAATGAGTATGCACGCTCACCTCATTCCCCCCTGCCTGCAGAGCACTAACTTCTTCTGCATTAAATTTAGCCATCGACACTGATTTCACTCGGTGAGTGAACTCCCGACTGAAGAATACGAAAAATCTTAATAGGTCAGCACTTGTAaaacacaaaatcaaaatgatgCCATGCAGAATTTATGCACATCACAacaagaataaagaaaactaTAGAAAAGAAGGGTATCACGGAGAGGTAGTGAGTGTAAACCAGATAAGAATACTTACTGTACTCCACTACAATTTGTACACACAAAAGTCAAGAAGGTTGTACAAACATATTGTGGTCCCTGCACAAAGAATACATGTTAAGAATAATGTTGAACATTTGCTTGTAAGAGAAAACGTATGAAACCGCGCTTTCCaccaaaatataattaaatttttcacaaaaacatatatatttctcAAGTATCTTCTCATATATCTTTCGAAGCACAGTGCGTCTTGAATGCAATAAGAAATCTAACACATAATTAATCATGCATTTACAGAGTTCAAATGTTAATTTgcagaaaataacaaattgagGGTTTCGCTGCTTTCCCTGATATGCTGCAGATGAAGAACCGTTGTTgatgtttttaatttcacttgtATAAGGACCATATAACAATGAAGGACACACACCAAAGAGATAAGAAAATATGTAAAGAAGATGTCATACCAGACAATTGCAATTGATGCATCTTTTATTCTGAGGATGTTTCAAAAGAGTGCGAATTGTTCTTTCGATTTTCTCATCTTCCTTCAATCGATTACCCATTTCTCAGGAAATTATGTAACctgaacaaaaaagaatggaTAAATAATTATTCCCACACAAAAAAAGGTCATCTTTACTTTCTTCTCCAAAATTTCTCACCATCCAAAGGGAAAATTACAGGAGGAAACCAACCTGATTATATAACCAGTGCAGATTATATCGATTTCAGCATGCAGAAAAATTTGGCACCTCCTTCCAtccaaaaaatagaaatgtCATCTTTCATAAATAATTCAAACATCATCTATAAAATGATTAGAAATgcatattttctcttttttcttcagaaaaagaaaattgagaatAATCCTTCAACTATATGAATGCAATGTTTTACATGAATATGAATGTTCCCTGTCCTCTACTTTTCCCACATTTTCTCAGTAACCAAACAGAcggaaatgaaataaaaccACTTGTTATCCATATCCGAtcaaaatgaaggaaaagagGACGACATTTACTCTACTTAGCTCAATTTTCTGAGCAAGCAAACAGAAAATTGCATGGGGAAACCAACCTGATTATATAACCAGTGTAACTTTTGTATGATCTATGCCTGCATCCACCGGCGTGCAGAAGAAACCCCAGAAATTGGCAACCGAGGGAGGAAGTGAAGATAATAAGCGTCGCAGAGAACCGACGGCTTAGAGTCGGACATTTGTGCAACGAAGTCGgttagagagaaaaagagagagaggagataaAGAGGTCAAAGGGAGGGAGTGAAAGTTGCCGATTCGAACGGTTAAATTTACCGCTAAATAATAGTAGCCGTTGAATCTACgctgattcttttttttagtaaCAAAAACAACCGCCACTTCCTAATTAAACCATTCGTCGCTCGCTAATTATCAATTtcgaataaata
This window encodes:
- the LOC109950125 gene encoding uncharacterized protein LOC109950125 isoform X1; its protein translation is MPMLTAPSTIVSSPLLPTAAPRKLSEKIICRARNLQSIEQRLGAAFGASFIWPASLIYFSRCFESSASFYSSKRHIFWSRSPSKRRKVMKKLQNKNCPIKQHATQNYLNFAILITASHY
- the LOC109950125 gene encoding uncharacterized protein LOC109950125 isoform X2 encodes the protein MPMLTAPSTIVSSPLLPTAAPRKLSEKIICRARNLQSIEQRLGAAFGASFIWPASLIYFSRSRSPSKRRKVMKKLQNKNCPIKQHATQNYLNFAILITASHY
- the LOC109950125 gene encoding uncharacterized protein LOC109950125 isoform X3, which produces MPMLTAPSTIVSSPLLPTAAPRKLSEKIICRARNLQSIEVGSCFWSLIYLACKLDLLLQVKISIKEKKSHEEIAKQKLPN
- the LOC18793772 gene encoding uncharacterized protein LOC18793772, with protein sequence MGNRLKEDEKIERTIRTLLKHPQNKRCINCNCLGPQYVCTTFLTFVCTNCSGVHREFTHRVKSVSMAKFNAEEVSALQAGGNERARQIYFKEWDPQYHAYPDGSNLHRLRDFIKHVYVNRKYTGERSVYTGERSMNKLSRLRLSNEESDEGRKVGSYHGGSRSFHDDDMHERSYSQGMSPGERGTDRSLRYYYDERRSPRYSQENVRSGGVKRNPLRFEIVDNRIREEKTRRNGSSSGEFKVQSRATENKKNMERSRSLVARTTEEKLAQNVPPLQIGEISTENQKNADGSAPNQKIKSANGQDGNETENKIVSLIDFNTDSDPPHAAANSQSQQTPPPNNDNNWASFDSSSKEKASQVPNPDPLESLLLELSAPSSVPATNASETPRNDVAPSTLCISNMPAGGAAPAAPVEQMPTLLDALTASTSTSTSTAVPEQPANVGTLLALPPPSGGDTTLKVNNGQQPPSMQLSFTADSGSQHINTPVRASNGESRTLALAPNIQRSLSIPVEKSTQSSLKPAEDTGSRAGSEYFPAETRASMRKELPVDLFSARYSSVPAQASGWHTAPAPGMGYSMQYYPNTTPAPAFPAPAKPTNPFDLNEEKSVVHSTHFPSMAPLQGALHHVSAPPGLMHASSLPTHFSQLKTPQSPTNESMMPSHSPSFATAFSPSAYMGQQLQNNYVRPQGVGGFGRGEAVFGALSTTQQPFQQPSIRYPAPSNSETFSSKRGNPFG